One genomic segment of Acidobacteriota bacterium includes these proteins:
- the map gene encoding type I methionyl aminopeptidase, giving the protein MSGLILKSPAEIEIMDEANRIIRDTLDALSMQIGVGMTTKEIDRIVETRLVEAGGVPAFKGYPHNNDGKDFPGSACVSVNDEIVHGVPDENRVLEDGDIVSVDVGVLYRGYYGDSARTFPVGNIDEESKFLLKVTRESLELGVQQTRLGNRVSDIGHAVQSHVEKHGFSVVQEFVGHGIGASLHEDPQVPNFGAPGRRERLQKGMVLAIEPMVNAGGPEVMVSARDLWTARTRDGRRSAHFEVCVAITNGEPRVLGAPVGCLS; this is encoded by the coding sequence GTGAGCGGTTTGATTCTCAAATCCCCAGCTGAGATCGAGATCATGGATGAGGCCAATCGCATCATCCGTGACACCCTTGATGCTCTGTCGATGCAGATCGGCGTAGGGATGACGACCAAGGAGATCGATCGGATCGTCGAGACGCGTCTCGTCGAAGCCGGAGGGGTCCCTGCGTTCAAGGGCTACCCGCACAACAACGATGGCAAGGATTTTCCAGGTAGCGCCTGCGTCTCGGTGAACGATGAGATCGTTCACGGAGTACCCGACGAGAATCGAGTCCTGGAGGACGGGGACATCGTCTCGGTGGATGTCGGCGTTCTCTATCGCGGCTACTACGGCGACTCGGCGCGAACCTTCCCGGTTGGAAACATCGACGAGGAGTCGAAGTTTCTCCTGAAGGTGACCCGAGAATCCCTTGAGTTGGGTGTTCAGCAGACCCGGCTGGGAAACCGTGTGTCGGATATCGGTCACGCGGTGCAATCCCACGTCGAGAAGCACGGCTTCTCGGTCGTGCAAGAGTTCGTCGGACACGGAATCGGCGCCAGCCTCCACGAGGATCCGCAGGTTCCAAACTTTGGTGCGCCGGGTCGACGAGAGCGCCTCCAGAAGGGGATGGTTCTCGCCATCGAGCCGATGGTCAACGCCGGTGGACCGGAGGTCATGGTCAGCGCTCGGGACCTGTGGACCGCACGGACCCGCGACGGTCGTCGGTCCGCTCATTTCGA
- the secY gene encoding preprotein translocase subunit SecY: MIQAFRNIFNIPELRNRVLFTLAMLGVYRIGAHIPTPGIDTAAMQTFFESQAGGILGFVDMFSGGAFSRLTIFALGIMPYITASIILQLLTVVWPYLEKLSKEGEAGRKKITQYTRYGTVALSLVQSFTIALWLQSTSLGAGTGQIVLNPGLGFQLMTMLTLTTGTAFIMWIGEQISERGIGNGISLIIYAGIVVGLPNAIANTIQDLQSGQIDLFVVLIIIAMMILVVAAIVFVERAQRRLPIQYARRVVGRRVYGGASTYLPLRVNTAGVIPVIFASSVLAIPTTMGQMGALRDVGWVQALVNQLQYSALLYNLIYAIMIMFFCFFYVSIIFNPMDQADNMKKYGGFIPGIRPGKKTAEHIDRILTRLTFGGAIYLASISLLPVLLTSGFQVAPLPWIGEFLDRWLPSFITQGLNVKFFFGGTSLLIVVGVAMDTVQQIESQLIMRHYDGFLKGTRLKPRR; this comes from the coding sequence ATGATTCAGGCCTTTCGAAACATCTTCAATATTCCGGAACTTCGCAACCGGGTGCTCTTCACCCTGGCGATGTTGGGTGTCTACCGGATTGGTGCGCATATTCCCACGCCGGGTATCGATACCGCCGCGATGCAGACGTTCTTCGAGTCTCAGGCGGGCGGCATCCTCGGGTTTGTGGACATGTTCTCCGGCGGCGCCTTCAGCCGACTGACGATCTTCGCTCTGGGCATCATGCCGTACATCACGGCGTCGATCATCCTGCAGCTGCTGACGGTTGTCTGGCCGTACCTCGAGAAACTCAGCAAGGAAGGGGAGGCCGGACGTAAGAAGATCACGCAGTACACGCGCTACGGCACGGTCGCGTTGTCTCTCGTCCAGTCGTTCACCATTGCGTTGTGGCTTCAGTCGACAAGTCTTGGTGCCGGCACCGGACAGATCGTCCTCAATCCGGGTCTTGGCTTCCAGCTAATGACCATGTTGACGCTGACCACCGGAACGGCGTTCATCATGTGGATCGGTGAACAGATCTCCGAGCGTGGCATCGGCAACGGAATCTCGTTGATCATCTACGCCGGCATCGTGGTCGGTCTGCCCAACGCCATCGCCAATACCATCCAGGATCTACAGAGCGGTCAGATCGACCTGTTCGTCGTCCTGATCATCATCGCGATGATGATCCTGGTCGTCGCGGCGATCGTCTTCGTCGAACGCGCTCAGCGTCGGCTTCCGATCCAATACGCTCGCCGCGTCGTCGGCCGCCGGGTCTACGGTGGCGCATCCACTTATCTTCCGCTCAGGGTCAATACCGCCGGTGTGATCCCGGTGATCTTCGCGTCCTCGGTGCTTGCGATTCCGACGACGATGGGTCAGATGGGGGCGTTGCGGGATGTGGGCTGGGTTCAGGCGTTGGTCAATCAACTCCAGTACTCCGCCCTGCTCTACAACCTGATCTACGCCATCATGATCATGTTCTTCTGTTTCTTCTACGTGTCGATCATCTTCAATCCGATGGATCAGGCCGACAACATGAAGAAATACGGTGGCTTCATTCCCGGGATTCGCCCCGGCAAGAAGACCGCCGAGCATATCGATCGGATCCTGACCCGGCTGACCTTCGGGGGCGCGATCTACCTGGCCAGCATCAGTCTCCTGCCGGTCCTTCTGACCAGCGGATTCCAGGTGGCACCGCTGCCCTGGATCGGGGAGTTCCTCGATCGCTGGCTACCCAGCTTCATCACTCAGGGCCTGAACGTGAAGTTCTTCTTCGGCGGGACCTCGCTCCTGATTGTGGTCGGTGTCGCCATGGACACCGTGCAGCAGATCGAATCCCAGCTGATCATGCGTCATTACGACGGATTCCTTAAGGGAACCCGTCTGAAACCCCGTCGATGA
- the rpmD gene encoding 50S ribosomal protein L30, with protein MTAAAKSKKSGATVRIKQIRSGIGFKQDQKDTLRALGLGRIGRERELTDNPQVRGMLKKIPHLVQILEG; from the coding sequence ATGACAGCCGCAGCGAAGAGTAAGAAGTCCGGCGCCACGGTTCGTATCAAACAGATTCGAAGCGGGATCGGGTTCAAGCAAGATCAGAAGGACACGTTACGAGCCCTGGGTCTCGGTCGAATCGGCCGCGAGCGGGAGCTGACGGACAATCCGCAGGTGCGTGGGATGCTGAAAAAGATTCCGCATCTCGTACAGATCCTCGAGGGTTGA
- the rpsE gene encoding 30S ribosomal protein S5, with protein sequence MAEYEQQPGELKDRLVHINRVTKVVKGGKNFSFAALVVVGDGNGWVGYGVGKAREVPSAISKGVEQAKRNLVRIPMLDHTIPHQITGRFGAGAVLLKPASPGTGVIAGGPVRAILESAGVQDILTKSLGTKNPHNVIRATMQGLMSLKEADKIAVVRGKDVEEIHREMSQ encoded by the coding sequence TCAACCGCGTGACCAAGGTCGTGAAGGGCGGTAAGAACTTCTCGTTCGCAGCCCTCGTCGTCGTGGGTGACGGTAATGGCTGGGTCGGATATGGCGTGGGCAAGGCCCGCGAGGTCCCATCCGCCATCAGCAAGGGGGTCGAACAGGCGAAGAGAAACCTGGTTCGAATCCCGATGCTCGACCACACGATCCCGCACCAGATCACCGGTCGATTCGGGGCCGGCGCGGTTCTTCTGAAGCCCGCATCTCCCGGTACCGGTGTGATCGCAGGTGGGCCGGTTCGAGCGATCCTCGAGTCGGCCGGCGTCCAGGACATCCTCACGAAGTCCCTGGGCACGAAGAATCCTCACAACGTCATCCGAGCGACGATGCAGGGGCTCATGTCCCTGAAGGAAGCGGACAAGATCGCCGTCGTGCGTGGGAAGGACGTTGAAGAGATCCATCGGGAGATGTCCCAATGA